A single Flavobacterium sp. 1 DNA region contains:
- a CDS encoding DUF6495 family protein, with the protein MKYSRLTKEQFEELTQEFTNFLATQTIDKAEWDQIKAEKPEVAEQELDVFSDLVWEGVLTRAVYLEFFSKNHIFLFHCFDTYIKSIVLKSLVPDVDFLSKDGLQWLSDNMFTETIEMKTGKKEFTEERNLSIFQLIQQGSILSDGQLYNQINMIIES; encoded by the coding sequence ATGAAATATTCTAGGTTAACCAAAGAACAGTTTGAAGAATTAACGCAGGAGTTTACTAATTTTTTGGCAACTCAAACAATTGATAAAGCCGAATGGGATCAAATCAAAGCAGAAAAACCAGAAGTTGCCGAACAAGAGCTGGATGTTTTTTCAGATTTAGTTTGGGAAGGTGTTTTGACCAGAGCTGTTTATTTGGAATTTTTCTCCAAAAATCATATCTTTCTGTTTCATTGTTTTGATACATATATAAAATCAATCGTTTTGAAATCATTGGTTCCCGATGTTGATTTTTTATCAAAAGACGGACTGCAATGGCTGAGTGACAATATGTTTACGGAAACAATTGAAATGAAAACTGGTAAAAAAGAATTTACTGAGGAACGCAATCTTTCCATTTTTCAATTGATTCAGCAAGGTTCAATTTTGAGTGATGGACAATTATACAATCAAATTAATATGATTATAGAGTCTTAA
- a CDS encoding bifunctional UDP-sugar hydrolase/5'-nucleotidase, giving the protein MKRRDFIEKTAAGTALLSLGLSLSSFKSESVEHLTILHTNDVHSYIDPFPADHPRNPNMGGVSKRASIIEKIRLENPNVLLLDAGDIFQGTPYFNYYGGELEFKLMSMMKYDAATIGNHDFDNGLEGIAAQMPHASFEFISSNYDLKNTPMDGYTKPYKIFNKQGIKVGVFGLGIELSGLVDKKNYKETVYNNPVETAQDMVRILKQEKKCDLIICLSHLGYKYNTEPDKICDLKLAALTKDIDLIIGGHTHTFLDKPTIVKNLEQKEVLVNQVGCYGINLGRIDFYFDSNKQIKTQGKLIVV; this is encoded by the coding sequence ATGAAAAGAAGAGATTTTATCGAAAAAACGGCCGCCGGCACTGCATTATTAAGCTTGGGATTATCTTTAAGCAGTTTCAAATCAGAATCTGTTGAGCATTTAACCATTTTGCACACTAATGATGTTCATAGTTACATAGACCCTTTTCCAGCAGATCATCCAAGAAACCCAAATATGGGAGGTGTTTCTAAAAGAGCTTCGATTATAGAAAAAATCCGTCTCGAAAACCCTAATGTACTGCTTCTTGATGCGGGCGATATTTTTCAGGGAACTCCGTATTTTAATTACTATGGAGGAGAACTCGAATTCAAGTTAATGAGCATGATGAAATACGATGCCGCAACAATTGGAAACCATGATTTTGACAATGGCTTAGAAGGTATTGCTGCGCAAATGCCACATGCCAGCTTTGAATTTATTTCTTCAAACTATGATTTAAAAAACACCCCAATGGACGGATATACTAAACCGTACAAAATTTTCAACAAGCAAGGAATCAAGGTGGGCGTTTTCGGTCTTGGAATAGAACTATCCGGCTTAGTGGACAAAAAGAACTATAAAGAAACTGTTTATAACAACCCTGTTGAAACCGCACAAGACATGGTTCGGATTCTAAAACAAGAAAAAAAATGTGACCTAATCATTTGTTTGTCACATTTAGGATATAAATACAATACAGAACCTGATAAAATCTGCGATTTAAAACTAGCCGCTTTAACTAAGGATATTGACCTGATTATTGGCGGACATACCCATACTTTTTTAGACAAACCTACTATTGTAAAAAATCTTGAACAAAAAGAAGTTTTGGTAAACCAAGTGGGATGCTATGGAATTAATTTAGGCCGAATTGACTTTTATTTTGATTCCAATAAACAAATAAAAACTCAAGGAAAATTAATAGTCGTTTAA
- the rplI gene encoding 50S ribosomal protein L9, whose protein sequence is MELILRKDVQNLGFKDDVVTVKNGYGRNFLIPQGFAHLATSSAKKVLAENLKQRAHKEAKVVADAKALAEALKAIEIKISAKAGGEKLFGSITNIDIAEALAKGGQVIDRKFITSGIVKRTGKYTASVRLHRDVIVELAYEIVAEKA, encoded by the coding sequence ATGGAACTTATTTTAAGAAAAGATGTTCAAAATTTAGGATTTAAAGATGATGTAGTAACTGTAAAAAACGGTTATGGTCGTAACTTTTTAATCCCACAAGGATTTGCTCATTTAGCTACTTCTTCTGCAAAGAAAGTATTGGCTGAAAACCTAAAACAAAGAGCACACAAAGAAGCTAAAGTTGTAGCAGATGCAAAAGCATTGGCTGAAGCTTTGAAAGCAATCGAAATTAAAATTTCTGCTAAAGCAGGTGGTGAAAAATTATTCGGTTCTATTACAAACATTGATATCGCTGAAGCTTTAGCTAAAGGCGGTCAAGTAATTGATAGAAAATTCATCACTTCTGGTATCGTTAAACGTACTGGTAAATATACTGCTTCAGTAAGATTACACAGAGATGTAATCGTTGAATTAGCATACGAAATTGTTGCTGAAAAAGCATAA
- a CDS encoding DNA-directed RNA polymerase subunit omega has protein sequence MDLKKTNAPVNTITYNKTVIEEPTGNVYEAITIMAKRANQINSEIKKELTEKLEEFATYNDSLEEVFENKEQIEVSKFYEKLPKPHALAVQEWLDGKIYHRDSNK, from the coding sequence ATGGATTTAAAAAAGACAAATGCTCCGGTAAATACAATAACTTACAACAAAACAGTTATTGAAGAACCTACTGGAAATGTGTATGAGGCGATAACAATTATGGCTAAAAGAGCAAATCAGATCAATTCTGAAATCAAAAAAGAATTGACTGAGAAATTAGAAGAATTTGCTACTTACAATGATAGTTTAGAAGAAGTTTTCGAAAATAAAGAACAAATCGAAGTTTCTAAATTTTATGAAAAACTTCCAAAACCGCATGCCTTAGCTGTTCAAGAATGGTTAGATGGCAAAATTTACCATAGAGATTCAAATAAATAA
- a CDS encoding outer membrane protein assembly factor BamD — MKKIISVLLVVLFFSSCGEYQEALKKEDVAFKFEVGTKLYDAGKYSKAIRLFEQLSPSYRGKPQGEKLFYMYAQSLYKTKQYYLAGYQFDNFNSGYPKSEKAEECLYLGAKSYAMLSPVYSIDQTDTFKAIEKVQAFIDRYPNSKYIAEANATSKKLNDKIERKVYENAFEYYKISNYKSALIAFDNFIADYPGTSYKEKALYYKLDAAYLLAMNSILMKMQERLVTAKTCYNNLVKFKPNTEFKSEADDRLAKIDIELQKFNK; from the coding sequence ATGAAAAAAATAATATCTGTATTGCTTGTAGTTTTGTTTTTTAGTTCTTGTGGTGAATATCAAGAAGCATTAAAGAAAGAGGACGTAGCTTTTAAGTTTGAGGTTGGAACAAAATTATATGATGCAGGCAAGTATTCAAAAGCAATTCGTCTTTTTGAGCAATTGTCACCATCTTATAGAGGGAAGCCGCAAGGAGAAAAGTTATTTTATATGTATGCACAATCTTTATATAAAACAAAACAGTATTATTTAGCAGGATATCAATTTGATAATTTTAATTCTGGTTATCCAAAAAGTGAGAAAGCTGAAGAATGTTTGTATTTGGGGGCTAAGAGTTATGCTATGCTGTCTCCAGTTTACAGTATAGATCAGACAGATACTTTTAAAGCTATTGAAAAGGTTCAGGCATTTATTGATCGTTATCCAAATTCGAAATATATTGCTGAGGCTAATGCAACATCAAAAAAGCTGAATGATAAGATTGAGCGTAAAGTTTATGAAAATGCATTCGAGTATTATAAAATTTCAAATTACAAATCAGCATTAATAGCTTTTGATAATTTTATAGCAGATTACCCTGGGACTTCCTATAAAGAAAAAGCATTGTATTATAAATTAGATGCTGCATATTTATTAGCAATGAACAGTATTTTAATGAAAATGCAAGAAAGGTTGGTTACTGCTAAAACCTGTTACAATAATTTGGTTAAATTTAAACCAAACACAGAATTCAAAAGTGAAGCTGACGATAGGTTAGCTAAAATTGATATTGAATTACAAAAGTTTAATAAATAA
- the rpsF gene encoding 30S ribosomal protein S6 has translation MNHYETVFILNPVLSEVQVKETVSKFEDFLTSRGAEMVSKEDWGLKKMAYEIQNKKSGFYHLFEFKVSGEVLIAFETEFRRDERVMRFLTVSLDKHAISWAERRRAKLKSQKA, from the coding sequence ATGAATCATTATGAAACTGTTTTCATTTTAAATCCCGTTTTATCTGAAGTTCAGGTAAAGGAAACAGTAAGCAAATTTGAAGATTTTCTTACTAGTAGAGGAGCAGAAATGGTATCTAAAGAAGACTGGGGTCTTAAAAAGATGGCTTACGAAATCCAAAACAAGAAAAGTGGTTTTTACCATTTGTTCGAATTCAAAGTATCAGGAGAAGTTCTTATTGCTTTTGAAACTGAATTCAGACGTGACGAAAGAGTTATGCGTTTCTTAACTGTAAGTCTTGACAAACATGCTATCTCTTGGGCTGAAAGAAGAAGAGCAAAACTTAAATCTCAAAAAGCTTAA
- a CDS encoding 5'-nucleotidase C-terminal domain-containing protein — MVNLKNYNHFLKLFVIFLTFVSIISCSDKSFSVTKIESKQISITGKENQNTDIENFISPYRAKINSDLDKVLAYNPETLDKSKGKWQTTIGNFIADVTLEKANFVFNKRENKNVDICLLNHGGIRSILPKGNVTSRTAYEIMPFENSLFVVSLKGDQVKEIADFIIADKKPHPLAGLTFSIDKNNQSKNILVQGKPLETNAVYYVATNDYLVNGGDNMAFFQKEIQKFDLEYKLRNILIDYFSETDTITVKNDIRILAE; from the coding sequence ATGGTAAATTTAAAAAACTACAACCACTTTTTAAAACTTTTTGTTATATTCTTAACATTTGTTTCTATTATTTCTTGCAGTGACAAAAGTTTTAGTGTCACAAAAATTGAAAGCAAACAAATTTCGATTACTGGCAAAGAAAATCAAAATACTGACATAGAAAACTTTATCTCCCCATACCGTGCGAAAATAAACAGCGATCTCGACAAGGTTCTTGCATATAATCCCGAAACTTTGGATAAAAGCAAAGGAAAATGGCAAACTACTATTGGTAATTTCATCGCAGATGTCACTTTAGAGAAAGCAAACTTCGTTTTTAATAAAAGGGAAAACAAAAATGTAGATATATGTTTACTTAATCATGGCGGCATACGCTCTATCCTGCCCAAAGGAAATGTTACTTCAAGAACAGCCTATGAAATAATGCCATTTGAAAACAGTCTTTTTGTTGTTTCTTTAAAAGGCGATCAGGTTAAGGAAATAGCCGATTTTATTATTGCTGATAAAAAACCGCATCCTCTCGCTGGCCTTACCTTTAGCATTGATAAAAACAATCAATCCAAAAATATTTTAGTACAAGGCAAGCCTTTAGAAACTAATGCTGTCTATTATGTTGCAACAAATGATTATTTAGTTAATGGCGGAGACAATATGGCTTTCTTCCAAAAAGAAATTCAAAAATTTGATTTAGAATACAAACTAAGAAATATTTTGATCGATTACTTCAGTGAAACAGACACTATCACTGTCAAAAATGACATCCGAATATTGGCAGAATAA
- the rpsR gene encoding 30S ribosomal protein S18 produces the protein MATLQQSASGKKDGDIRYLTPLNIETNKTKKYCRFKKSGIKYIDYKDADFLLKFVNEQGKILPRRLTGTSLKYQRKVSVAVKRARHLALMPYVADLLK, from the coding sequence ATGGCAACATTACAACAATCTGCTTCAGGAAAAAAAGACGGGGATATCAGATATCTTACGCCTTTGAACATAGAAACTAACAAAACTAAAAAGTATTGTCGTTTCAAAAAATCAGGTATCAAATATATCGATTATAAAGATGCTGATTTCTTATTGAAATTCGTGAATGAGCAAGGGAAAATTCTTCCTCGCCGTTTAACAGGAACTTCATTGAAATACCAAAGAAAAGTGTCTGTAGCTGTAAAAAGAGCTCGCCACTTAGCTTTAATGCCATACGTGGCCGATTTATTAAAATAA
- the coaBC gene encoding bifunctional phosphopantothenoylcysteine decarboxylase/phosphopantothenate--cysteine ligase CoaBC: MSVLSGKKILLGITGGIAAYKTASLVRLFIKAGAHVQVIMTPASKDFITPLTLSTLSKNPVFSEFYNKDEKNEQWNSHVELGLWADIMLIAPATANTLSKMANGLCDNLLIACYLSAKCPVYFAPAMDLDMYIHPSTIESLAILKAFGNTMIPAENGELASGLSGEGRMAEPENIVSFLESDLESKLPLKGKKILITAGPTYEAIDPVRFIGNHSSGKMGFDIAQSAANLGAAVTLVSGPTHCKINHPLVHVIPVVSAQEMYDACHQYYKDMDVVIAAAAVADYRPKNVANQKIKKNANDFTIELEKTKDILASFGEFKQNQFLIGFALETENEIENAKAKIQKKNLDLIVLNSLQDEGAGFGKPTNKVTFIDNAFHIEPLDLKSKEAVADDILNKVIAHFYD; this comes from the coding sequence ATGTCAGTTTTAAGCGGAAAAAAAATTTTGCTGGGTATTACTGGTGGAATTGCTGCGTATAAAACGGCCTCATTAGTTAGACTCTTCATAAAAGCAGGTGCACATGTCCAAGTGATAATGACACCTGCTTCTAAGGATTTTATAACGCCGCTTACCTTATCTACACTGTCTAAAAACCCTGTTTTTTCTGAATTTTATAATAAAGACGAAAAAAATGAACAGTGGAATAGCCATGTAGAATTAGGGCTTTGGGCAGATATAATGCTCATTGCGCCAGCAACAGCCAACACCTTATCTAAAATGGCAAACGGATTATGTGATAATCTGTTAATTGCTTGTTACTTATCTGCAAAATGTCCAGTGTATTTTGCTCCAGCGATGGATTTAGACATGTATATACACCCTTCTACTATTGAAAGCCTTGCAATATTGAAGGCTTTTGGTAATACAATGATACCAGCTGAAAATGGTGAATTGGCCAGTGGTTTATCTGGAGAAGGCCGAATGGCAGAGCCTGAAAACATTGTTTCTTTTTTAGAATCAGATCTTGAAAGTAAATTGCCTTTAAAAGGAAAAAAAATACTGATTACTGCAGGTCCTACATACGAAGCAATTGATCCTGTGCGTTTTATTGGAAATCATTCTTCAGGAAAGATGGGATTTGATATAGCTCAAAGTGCAGCAAATTTAGGTGCTGCAGTAACACTGGTTTCTGGACCAACACATTGTAAAATAAATCATCCTTTGGTTCATGTCATTCCAGTAGTTTCTGCTCAGGAAATGTATGATGCCTGCCATCAATATTATAAGGATATGGATGTTGTAATAGCCGCTGCGGCCGTTGCAGATTACAGGCCTAAAAATGTTGCAAATCAGAAAATAAAAAAGAATGCTAATGATTTTACAATTGAGCTTGAAAAAACCAAGGATATTTTAGCTTCGTTTGGAGAATTCAAGCAAAATCAATTTCTTATTGGTTTTGCTTTAGAAACTGAAAATGAAATTGAGAATGCTAAAGCAAAAATTCAGAAAAAAAACTTAGATTTGATAGTTTTAAATTCGCTTCAGGATGAAGGGGCAGGTTTTGGTAAACCTACTAATAAAGTTACCTTTATTGATAATGCTTTTCATATTGAACCTTTGGATTTAAAATCTAAAGAAGCTGTAGCCGATGATATTTTGAATAAAGTAATAGCACATTTTTATGATTAA
- the dapA gene encoding 4-hydroxy-tetrahydrodipicolinate synthase: MQSLIGTGVALVTPFNNDFTIDVEALRRIVNFSIDGGVEYLVVLGTTAENATLSADEKELVIATVIEVNAGRLPLVLGVGGNNTLKVVEELRTRDLSAFEAILSVSPYYNKPSQEGIYQHFKAVSEASPIPVILYNVPGRTSSNMLPSTVIRLANDFENVVAIKEAAGDLVQAMQLIKDKPKDFLVISGDDMIALPIVLAGGSGVISVIGQGFPKEFSEMIRLGLNRKVDDAYKLQYLLSNCIDMIFEQGNPAGIKEVFKILGISENVLRLPLVSVDESLSNRLEIFVKKMVKNT; the protein is encoded by the coding sequence ATGCAATCATTAATAGGAACAGGAGTTGCCCTAGTAACACCGTTTAATAACGATTTTACAATTGATGTTGAAGCTTTAAGAAGAATTGTGAATTTTTCGATAGACGGCGGGGTTGAATATCTTGTTGTGCTCGGCACTACAGCAGAAAATGCTACATTGTCAGCAGATGAAAAAGAACTGGTTATAGCTACGGTAATTGAAGTGAATGCGGGCAGACTGCCATTAGTTCTTGGAGTGGGAGGTAATAATACATTAAAAGTTGTAGAGGAGCTGCGCACAAGAGATTTGTCAGCGTTTGAAGCGATTTTATCTGTTTCGCCTTATTATAATAAGCCAAGTCAAGAAGGAATATACCAGCATTTTAAAGCAGTTTCTGAAGCCTCGCCGATTCCTGTAATTCTATACAATGTGCCAGGAAGAACATCCAGCAATATGCTGCCGTCAACCGTTATCAGATTGGCAAATGATTTTGAAAATGTTGTAGCTATAAAAGAAGCTGCTGGAGATTTAGTTCAGGCAATGCAGCTTATAAAAGATAAGCCTAAAGATTTCTTAGTGATTTCGGGTGATGATATGATTGCGCTTCCGATTGTTTTAGCGGGTGGATCAGGAGTTATATCTGTAATTGGTCAGGGTTTTCCAAAAGAATTTTCCGAAATGATCCGATTAGGATTAAATAGAAAAGTAGATGATGCTTATAAACTTCAGTATCTGTTATCCAATTGCATTGATATGATTTTTGAGCAAGGTAATCCGGCAGGAATCAAAGAAGTGTTTAAGATTCTTGGTATTTCAGAAAATGTATTGCGTTTACCATTGGTTTCTGTAGATGAATCACTATCCAATCGATTGGAAATTTTTGTAAAAAAAATGGTAAAAAATACTTAA
- the ligA gene encoding NAD-dependent DNA ligase LigA, whose translation MNIQETIQTLREELNLHNHNYYVLDKPTLSDYEFDMKLKELQDLENKHPEFFDANSPTQRIGGTVTKNFKTIPHEYRMYSLDNSYSKEDLIDWENRIQKVLGNVPLEYTCELKYDGASISITYENGKLKRAVTRGDGFQGDDVTNNIKTIKSIPLQLKGDYPEQFAIRGEIILPFAGFEKMNQDLIEIGETPYSNPRNTASGSLKLQDSAEVAKRPLDCLLYFLIGPNLPFKSQYEGLDQARSWGFKAPTEAKLTKNLEEVFEFIEYWDTHRHELPYETDGVVIKVNDFRHQEELGYTAKSPRWAIAYKFKSEQVSTKLNSISYQVGRTGSITPVANLEPVQLAGTIVKRASLHNADQIEKLDIRINDTVFVEKGGEIIPKIIAVDLEKRPENSEATKYITHCPECETELVRNEGEANHYCPNFYGCPPQIIGRIQHYISRKAMDIEGLGGETVALLFKNNLVHNYADLYELKVEDILHLERMAQKSAENLVNGVEKSKEIPFESVLFALGIRFVGETVAKKLAKHYKNVDALSQASLMDLILVDEIGERIAQSVIEFFENEENKKIIERLKSYGVQFEIVEKINPNATEKFIGKTFVVSGVFAQFSRDDLKKAIEDNGGKVGSSISSKTDFVVAGDNMGPAKLEKANKLNVKIISEDQFIIMLNES comes from the coding sequence ATGAATATACAGGAAACCATACAAACGCTTAGAGAAGAACTCAATCTTCACAATCATAATTATTATGTGTTGGATAAACCAACATTGTCTGATTATGAGTTTGATATGAAATTGAAGGAGCTTCAAGATTTAGAAAATAAACATCCCGAATTTTTTGATGCCAATTCGCCTACACAAAGAATAGGAGGTACGGTTACTAAAAATTTTAAAACTATTCCGCATGAATACCGTATGTATTCACTGGATAATTCCTATTCAAAGGAAGATTTGATTGATTGGGAAAACCGAATTCAGAAAGTTTTAGGGAACGTACCATTAGAATATACCTGTGAATTAAAATACGATGGAGCTTCTATAAGTATTACCTATGAAAATGGTAAATTGAAACGAGCCGTGACGCGTGGTGATGGTTTTCAAGGTGATGATGTGACGAATAATATAAAAACAATCAAATCCATTCCGTTGCAGTTGAAAGGCGATTATCCTGAGCAATTTGCTATTCGCGGAGAAATCATTTTGCCTTTTGCAGGTTTCGAAAAAATGAATCAAGATTTAATCGAAATTGGAGAAACGCCATATTCGAACCCTAGAAATACAGCATCGGGAAGTTTAAAATTGCAGGACAGTGCTGAAGTTGCCAAGCGTCCCTTGGATTGTTTGCTTTATTTTCTAATTGGTCCAAATTTGCCTTTTAAATCGCAGTATGAAGGACTTGATCAGGCAAGGAGCTGGGGATTTAAAGCGCCAACCGAAGCTAAATTGACCAAGAACTTAGAAGAAGTTTTTGAGTTTATCGAATATTGGGATACGCATCGTCATGAATTGCCTTATGAAACTGACGGCGTGGTAATAAAAGTAAATGATTTTCGTCATCAGGAAGAATTGGGTTATACCGCTAAGTCGCCACGCTGGGCCATCGCTTATAAATTTAAGTCGGAGCAGGTTTCGACCAAATTAAATTCAATTTCATATCAAGTAGGAAGAACAGGTTCTATTACACCAGTTGCTAATCTTGAACCAGTACAATTGGCTGGAACTATCGTCAAAAGAGCTTCATTGCATAACGCCGATCAAATAGAAAAACTAGATATTAGAATAAATGATACTGTTTTTGTAGAAAAAGGAGGGGAGATTATTCCTAAAATTATTGCTGTAGATTTAGAGAAGCGTCCTGAAAATTCAGAAGCTACAAAATACATCACCCATTGCCCGGAATGCGAGACCGAATTGGTTCGTAACGAAGGTGAAGCGAATCATTATTGTCCAAATTTTTATGGCTGTCCTCCGCAGATTATTGGCAGAATTCAGCATTACATTTCGAGAAAAGCAATGGATATTGAAGGGCTTGGAGGGGAAACGGTTGCTTTGCTTTTCAAAAATAATTTAGTTCATAATTATGCCGATTTGTATGAATTAAAAGTAGAAGATATTTTACACTTAGAAAGAATGGCGCAAAAATCAGCCGAAAATCTGGTAAATGGCGTTGAAAAATCTAAGGAAATTCCGTTTGAAAGCGTTTTGTTTGCATTAGGAATACGTTTTGTTGGAGAAACTGTTGCCAAGAAATTAGCCAAACATTACAAAAATGTTGATGCTTTAAGTCAGGCTTCTTTAATGGATTTGATTTTAGTTGATGAAATTGGAGAAAGAATTGCTCAAAGCGTAATTGAATTTTTTGAGAATGAAGAAAATAAGAAAATAATTGAACGATTAAAAAGTTATGGCGTTCAGTTTGAAATTGTCGAAAAAATAAATCCAAACGCAACAGAGAAATTCATCGGAAAAACATTTGTTGTTTCAGGGGTTTTTGCTCAATTTTCAAGAGATGATTTAAAAAAGGCTATTGAAGATAATGGCGGTAAAGTGGGTAGCTCCATATCCTCCAAAACGGATTTTGTTGTTGCTGGAGATAATATGGGACCTGCTAAGTTAGAAAAAGCAAATAAACTGAACGTGAAAATAATTTCAGAAGACCAATTTATAATAATGTTGAATGAAAGCTAG
- a CDS encoding DUF4835 family protein encodes MIKFILFLFLGCGFIQAQQLNCTVTLNTQKISNANQQVFKTLETAINEFVNKTDWTGQMLPQKERINCSMYITISSYGSDQFVANIQVQSSRNIYNSTYSSPVLNINDKDFTFNYTEFENLIYIPTSYASNLVSVLSFYSYVILGMDADTFVPFVGDRYFKEALNIANLAQQGGYKGWNQSDGTLSRYFLINDLLSPTYAEIRQSSQQYYSGLDVMSQDLKKAKETIKGSLMNLAKLNETKPNSYLLRVFMDSKSDEIVSVFTGGPSIAINEMVDSLNRTSPSNSSKWQSLKY; translated from the coding sequence ATGATTAAATTTATCTTATTTTTATTTTTAGGGTGTGGCTTTATTCAAGCCCAGCAGTTGAATTGTACTGTAACTTTAAATACTCAAAAAATAAGTAATGCAAATCAGCAGGTCTTTAAAACATTAGAAACTGCCATAAATGAATTTGTAAATAAAACCGATTGGACTGGGCAAATGCTTCCGCAAAAGGAAAGAATAAACTGTTCAATGTATATAACGATATCCAGTTACGGCTCAGATCAATTTGTTGCAAATATTCAAGTACAGTCTTCAAGAAATATTTATAATTCAACTTATTCCTCTCCAGTTTTGAATATAAATGATAAAGATTTTACTTTTAATTATACAGAATTTGAGAATCTAATATACATTCCAACCAGCTATGCTTCTAACTTGGTATCTGTTTTATCGTTTTATTCTTATGTGATTTTAGGAATGGATGCCGATACTTTTGTTCCATTCGTTGGAGATCGTTATTTTAAAGAAGCGCTTAATATTGCAAATTTGGCGCAGCAGGGAGGATATAAAGGATGGAATCAATCTGACGGAACATTGAGCAGGTATTTTTTAATCAATGATTTATTGTCTCCCACTTATGCAGAGATAAGACAATCAAGCCAGCAGTATTATTCAGGTCTTGATGTAATGAGCCAAGATCTTAAAAAGGCTAAAGAAACCATTAAAGGTTCTTTGATGAACTTAGCTAAACTGAATGAAACCAAACCCAATTCCTATTTATTGCGTGTTTTTATGGATTCAAAATCAGATGAAATTGTGTCTGTATTTACTGGTGGACCAAGTATTGCTATAAATGAGATGGTTGATAGTCTAAATAGAACTTCTCCGTCAAATTCAAGTAAATGGCAATCATTAAAATATTAG